The bacterium genomic interval CTTCGCAATTCGCCCCTGCAAATTACTTACTACCCTGCCTTAAACATGATAAAATCATTTCGGGATTATCAAAGCGGGCGGCTTGGATTTCGGCAACGGTTAGGCCGGCGCCGATAGCTACATTTTGGAGAAAGGCCTCAGTATGAAGATCGCTCGGGGAGTGGGTGTCGCTGTCGATCACCAGCTTTGCTCCGGTTTCTCTTGCTATTCTGGCAACGTGACCGTTGGTCAAGCTATGTCCTCGCCTTGAGGTGATCTCAAGATAGACATTATTTTCGAGAGCGAGTCTCGCCTCAGCTTCGGTGATTAAGCCAGGATGGGCAAGGATATCAACGAAGGGGCATTCAACGACTGCTCGGTTGATTCCGGGTTCGACCGGTTCGACGATCGTTTCGCCATGCACGACTACTATCTCAGCGCCGACCTTTTTAGCCATTTCAGCGACACGGCCGACCGCACTGGCGGGAACATAAGTCAACTCGACTCCCACTAATGCCGTGAAACCCCATTCGCTTTCAATGAATGCTCTATCCCTGCGAATCATATCAATCAGCGACTCGATATTCGCAGGACTGGCATGGTCGGTGAAAGCCATCGCCTTATAACCGTTCACCATCGCTCGTCTTGCGAGTTCAACAGGGGAAAGCTCTCCGTCGCTAAAAAAGGTGTGCATATGAAAATCGTATATCAATTTTTTCTCCTATCTATCAGCCGATAATTGTCATAACCAACTCAAGTATACCGTCCTGTGGCAAAGTGGGAGACTATGTTAATTACGCATTTTAGCGTGACTTGATCACGAGTTCATCAATTCTCCTTTAAAATGTTGCAGGAACAACCGAAGGTTTGGTACAATTGGAAAACCTTTGTGGAGAGTTACCCAAGTGGTTGAAGGGGCTGGTTTGCTAAACCGGTAGGGGTCGTAAGGCCCGCCA includes:
- a CDS encoding histidinol phosphate phosphatase domain-containing protein, which encodes MIYDFHMHTFFSDGELSPVELARRAMVNGYKAMAFTDHASPANIESLIDMIRRDRAFIESEWGFTALVGVELTYVPASAVGRVAEMAKKVGAEIVVVHGETIVEPVEPGINRAVVECPFVDILAHPGLITEAEARLALENNVYLEITSRRGHSLTNGHVARIARETGAKLVIDSDTHSPSDLHTEAFLQNVAIGAGLTVAEIQAARFDNPEMILSCLRQGSK